In a genomic window of Scheffersomyces stipitis CBS 6054 chromosome 4, complete sequence:
- the EMC37 gene encoding gamma-glutamyltransferase (go_function gamma-glutamyltransferase activity) gives MSIPEAFIKFSSRRSTVYSTKGIVSSTQSLANAAGLRILSKGGNCVDAAIAVSAALCITEPTSTGIGGDCFALYYKLDDKNDPKSGKVLGLNGTGRAAKAVTPQDVWNEHNHGKPMKRIPYTSVFAVTVPGAIAGWNDAYDKWGSGNVTFAEILEPAIELAEKGFPVAELASRSWRSASVKLKNQNPDVDVADNAFLFDGEPPQEGDFVTNKRVAETLKIVAKEGKKGFYHGPVAEAIIRTTGARNGKLTLDDLSSHTSTFVDPIKLNFQGSNVWEIPPNGHGLVALLALGIIQELHNSGKIDIYKLKHNSAEYLHLLVEVCKIAFYDSDEYVTDPQFKDLPIESLLSPEYLKKRAKLFDPSKIIDGETMSHGVPDPKYKSDTVYLTVTDSNGEACSFINSVYQGFGSGILVEDYGFCLHNRGANFNLSPGKSNCLEGGKRPYHTIIPGMITNEDNSLYASFGNMGGFAQPVCHVQHVLNLTVFNFSPQQSIDSPRFILDSDENNDADRGRGADGPVRTPVTVVALEEGIDQKVVDQLQELGHETKVYTGYSRGTFGRAQIIKKDVKKGNIVYSAGSDLRGDGAAVAYL, from the coding sequence ATGTCAATTCCTGAAGCcttcatcaagttttcTTCGAGAAGATCCACTGTGTATTCCACCAAGGGAATCGTTTCTTCTACCCAGTCCTTAGCCAACGCTGCTGGTCTCAggattcttctgaaggGTGGTAATTGTGTGGACGCAGCTATCGCCGTTCTGGCTGCTCTCTGTATTACCGAACCTACGTCAACTGGTATTGGGGGTGACTGTTTTGCTCTCTACTATAAGTTGGATGATAAGAACGATCCCAAAAGCGGTAAGGTTCTTGGTTTGAATGGTACCGGTAGAGCTGCTAAGGCTGTGACTCCGCAAGATGTTTGGAATGAACATAACCATGGTAAACCCATGAAGAGAATTCCGTACACCTCTGTATTTGCTGTGACTGTTCCTGGAGCTATTGCTGGTTGGAATGATGCCTATGACAAATGGGGCTCGGGAAACGTTACCTTTGCTGAGATTCTCGAGCCTGCTATTGAGTTAGCTGAAAAGGGTTTCCCCGTCGCTGAGCTTGCCAGCCGTTCTTGGAGATCTGCTTCagtcaagttgaagaatcagaatccAGATGTAGACGTAGCCGACAATGCATTTTTGTTTGACGGAGAACCACCTCAAGAAGGAGACTTTGTCACTAATAAACGTGTAGCTGAGACGTTGAAAATAGTGGCTAAGGAAGGTAAGAAGGGATTCTACCACGGTCCAGTTGCTGAAGCTATCATCCGCACTACTGGTGCCAGAAATGGCAAACTTACTTTGGATGATCTTTCGTCTCATACCTCAACCTTTGTAGATCCAATCAAGCTCAATTTCCAGGGCTCTAATGTATGGGAAATTCCTCCTAATGGCCATGGATTGGTGGCCCTTTTGGCGCTTGGAATCATTCAGGAGCTTCACAACTCGGGGAAAATCGATATCTACAAGTTGAAGCATAATTCCGCCGAATACTTGCATCTCTTGGTGGAAGTTTGTAAGATCGCCTTCTATGATTCGGATGAATACGTCACGGATCCTCAATTCAAGGATCTTCCCATAGAATCACTCTTGAGCCCTgaatacttgaagaaaagagccAAACTCTTTGACCCTTCCAAGATCATCGATGGTGAAACGATGTCTCACGGAGTTCCTGATCCAAAGTACAAATCTGATACTGTCTACCTCACAGTTACGGACTCCAATGGAGAAGCCTGTTCCTTTATCAACTCTGTCTACCAGGGTTTTGGTTCTGGTATTCTTGTGGAGGACTATGGTTTCTGTCTCCACAACCGTGGggcaaacttcaacttgagtCCTGGAAAGAGCAACTGTCTTGAAGGTGGTAAGCGTCCATACCATACAATTATCCCTGGAATGATCACCAATGAAGACAACTCGTTGTATGCGTCATTTGGAAATATGGGAGGCTTTGCCCAACCCGTTTGTCATGTCCAGCATGTTCTCAATCTCACtgtgttcaacttctctccACAGCAGCTGATTGACTCGCCACGTTTCATTCTTGATTCAGATGAAAACAATGACGCAGACCGTGGTCGTGGTGCTGATGGCCCTGTTAGAACTCCAGTCACAGTGGTAGCTCTTGAGGAAGGTATTGACCAGAAAGTAGTCGatcaattgcaagaacTCGGACATGAAACCAAAGTTTACACTGGTTATTCAAGAGGTACCTTTGGTAGAGCAcaaatcatcaagaaggatGTCAAAAAGGGTAATATTGTCTATTCAGCAGGTTCTGACTTGAGAGGTGATGGAGCAGCAGTGGCCTACTTGTGA
- a CDS encoding predicted protein, with amino-acid sequence MSMIPASSSQSEKRTSPHYTQDDQSTILPEKIYPPAYFEPTNEYLNKGWRFMFCNNNFNSDLRVFVSADSVGKYKSFKDASGAQAAKYARELQMQGVGIPLLKADIHRLSLNKFLTIKRYYVDKQKIKLRGFDSKQDLHDFCVVWKYRHGSYSTYELKFTPDPYDRKQDFTIVVFQHGVLPIADYVYNGSRYRWIHERRSYGYIYNYSNFLLCPTQDSMTDNWDKKTNRLEKSIDPNNPLVGGYLSKLLSIRSHFTKEEYYSPMKLGSLDEKRDFSILGRFKQKASFTMGDIYNTSNDPTVNYESIYS; translated from the coding sequence ATGTCAATGATCCCTGCCCTGTCATCTCAGTCTGAGAAGAGGACTCTGCCGCATTACACACAAGACGATCAAAGCACCATCTTACCTGAAAAGATCTATCCTCCAGCCTACTTTGAGCCGACAAACGAATATCTCAACAAGGGATGGAGATTTATGTTTTGtaacaacaacttcaattctgaTCTAAGGGTATTTGTTTCAGCTGATTCTGTAGGGAAGTACAAATCGTTCAAGGATGCTAGCGGCGCACAGGCTGCTAAGTACGCTCGGGAATTGCAAATGCAAGGGGTTGGCATACCGTTGCTAAAAGCTGACATTCATAGACTCAGTCTTAACAAGTTTTTAACTATTAAGCGGTACTATGTGGATAAGcaaaagatcaagttgcGAGGATTCGATAGCAAGCAAGACTTGCATGACTTCTGTGTCGTATGGAAATATCGTCACGGTTCATATTCTACCTATGAATTAAAGTTCACTCCTGATCCCTACGACAGAAAACAGGACTTCACCATCGTGGTGTTTCAGCATGGTGTTTTACCAATTGCAGATTATGTGTATAATGGAAGTCGCTACAGGTGGATACATGAAAGAAGGTCGTATGGGTACATTTATAACTACTCCAATTTCCTATTGTGTCCTACTCAGGATTCTATGACAGACAATTGGGACAAAAAAACAAATAGGTTGGAAAAGTCAATTGACCCTAATAATCCCTTGGTGGGTGGTTATTTGTCGAAATTATTATCGATTAGGTCGCATTTTACCAAGGAAGAATACTATTCTCCAATGAAACTAGGCTCGTTGGACGAAAAAAGggacttttcaattcttggTCGCTTCAAACAAAAAGCTCTGTTCACAATGGGAGATATCTACAATACCTCTAACGATCCTACTGTTAATTATGAAAGTATATATTCG
- a CDS encoding predicted protein (go_process steroid metabolism) → METLEIHSKDFLVKWVHAPDNCVIDWQVKPLKKSINFAIYKLNDETPSENSVESFQAPPPIGHNDSSTSVNGSSRIRSSSVTSVNQITNNNNPYKTKSRSSTFSTNLINSDLTLLKNYNKLIAGELVHGKFDVAKDGMYAFVFDNSFSKTTGKKVFFSSKIVSDNAAVSRRKSVARSSSNILRPKNGELLQSILLKKRRKKLQGFTKRYFVLNFKYGTLSYFRVKDNKLRGQMPIKHSIVSANAKSREIFIDSGMEVWNLKALNEKEFNAWVDAFNQIKKSSDETPTEEAFYEEEEQGILASELESISTKLTQLKMTTGDNAPAAKLVDSISLDINSLLARVIPANRNSLHDLTSVKSSSEFYDAQEYLDVMSSGVVLLDTPIPPLESKVIGQLETPSDESIDENLDGLSLSSSSSEEDEDIEPTKPVEVIQKVKSADDSDDTLYPLPHDPIERESDIPVCNHTPPSILAFVRKNVGKDLSTIAMPVTMNEPITFLQKYAEIFEYSDLINNALQPSFSDESGEKILRIAAFALSYLSSARVKERNNRKPFNPLLGETFELVREDRGIRVVSEKVSHRPPVFAFFAESEKWDLSFNPAPNQTFWGKNAEIVTKGTAKLTIKSTGEVFTWSHPATLLKNIIAGEKYSEPSAPMTIKSSSGYKAVVEFAKGGLFSGRSEDLTIKAFNPNKKQLAYTVSGKWTESLTLKTNTTEKLIWEVGDLLPNSNKKFGFTAFSGTLNKIYAIEDGKLPHTDSRLRPDIHTYEKGDVDKAEAQKVELEEKQRERRKELEESGKSHVPNFFTQVSGDTPDSGEWAYIRGKKSYWNRRKHGDWDDITRLW, encoded by the exons ATGGAAACATTGGAGATCCATTCCAAGGACTTCTTGGTCAAATGGGTCCATGCGCCCGACAACTGTGTCATTGACTGGCAAGTTAAACCGCTCAAAAAGTCCATCAACTTCGCCATTTACAAGTTGAATGACGAGACGCCCAGTGAAAACTCAGTAGAGTCTTTCCAGGCTCCACCTCCTATAGGCCATAACGATTCTTCAACCAGTGTAAATGGTTCTAGCAGAATCAGATCAAGTTCGGTCACTTCGGTCAACCAGATCACCAATAACAACAACCCCTACAAAACCAAGTCAAGGTCGTCGACCTTCTCCACgaatttgatcaactcggacttgacgttgttgaagaactacaacaagttgattgcGGGGGAGTTGGTCCACGGCAAGTTTGACGTAGCCAAAGACGGAATGTACGCCTTTGTCTTTGACAACTCCTTCTCTAAAACGACTGGAAAGAAGGTCTTTTTCAGTAGCAAAATCGTTTCTGACAATGCTGctgtttccagaagaaaatccGTCGCAAGACTGTCTA GCAACATTCTTCGTCCCAAGAACGGAGAGTTGTTACAAAGtatcttgttgaaaaagagaagaaagaagcttCAGGGCTTCACCAAGAGGTACTTTGTTCTTAACTTCAAGTACGGCACCTTATCGTACTTCCGAGTCAAGGACAATAAGTTGAGAGGTCAAATGCCAATCAAACATTCCATCGTCAGTGCCAATGCGAAATCAAGAGAAATATTTATAGATTCAGGTATGGAAGTGTGGAATTTAAAGGCTTTGAACGAGAAAGAATTCAATGCTTGGGTTGACGCTTTCAAccaaatcaagaaatcCAGCGACGAAACACCAACTGAAGAAGCCTtttatgaagaagaagaacaggGCATTCTTGCTCTGGAATTGGAATCGATTTCGACAAAGTTGACCCAGCTCAAAATGACTACAGGGGATAACGCTCCAGCTGCTAAATTGGTCGATAGCATCTCGTTAGATATCAACAGCTTGTTAGCCAGAGTGATACCAGCCAACAGAAACTCACTACATGATCTAACATCAGTTAAATCGTCTTCTGAGTTCTACGATGCCCAGGAGTACCTCGATGTAATGAGCTCTGGTGTTGTTCTTTTGGACACGCCAATACCACCATTAGAGAGCAAGGTTATCGGCCAGCTAGAAACGCCATCTGATGAAAGCATAGATGAAAACTTAGATGGCTTGTCGTtgtcgtcgtcttcttcagaagaagatgaagacattgaGCCAACCAAACCTGTTGAAGTAATCCAGAAAGTCAAGCTGGCAGATGACAGTGACGATACTTTATATCCCTTACCTCATGACCCAATCGAGAGAGAATCGGATATTCCCGTGTGTAACCATACCCCTCCTAGTATATTGGCCTTTGTACGTAAGAATGTCGGTAAGGACTTGTCCACTATTGCCATGCCGGTGACAATGAACGAGCCTATTACTTTCTTGCAAAAGTATGCCGAAATATTTGAGTATAGcgatttgatcaacaacgCTTTGCAGCCCAGTTTTTCCGACGAGTCCGGTGAAAAGATCTTGAGAATCGCTGCCTTTGCTCTCAGTTACCTTTCCAGTGCCAGagtcaaagaaagaaacaaccGTAAACCCTTCAACCCATTGTTAGGAGAAACGTTTGAGTTGGTCAGAGAAGATCGTGGAATCCGTGTAGTCAGTGAAAAGGTTAGCCACAGGCCACCTGTATTTGCTTTCTTTGCCGAATCAGAAAAGTGGGACTTGTCGTTTAATCCAGCTCCTAACCAGACTTTCTGGGGTAAGAATGCTGAAATTGTAACGAAGGGTACTGCCAAGTTAACCATTAAGTCAACCGGTGAGGTGTTCACTTGGTCTCATCCAGCTACTTTGTTAAAGAATATCATCGCTGGTGAAAAGTATTCCGAGCCCTCAGCTCCTATGACGATCAAGTCATCTTCTGGTTACAAGGCTGTTGTAGAGTTTGCTAAGGGAGGTTTGTTCAGCGGCAGATCTGAGGATTTGACCATCAAGGCATTCAACCCCAACAAGAAGCAATTAGCATATACTGTCAGCGGAAAGTGGACCGAGTCCTTGACGTTGAAAACTAACACcactgaaaagttgatctGGGAAGTTGGTGACTTGTTGCCTaactccaacaagaagtttggtTTCACTGCATTTTCTGGTACTTTGAACAAAATCTATGCCATTGAAGATGGTAAATTGCCACACACAGATTCTAGGTTGAGACCAGACATACATACCTACGAGAAAGGTGACGTCGACAAGGCTGAAGCACAAAAGgttgaattggaagagaagcagagagaaagaagaaaagaattggaagaaagcGGGAAGTCTCATGTACCCAACTTCTTTACCCAAGTTAGTGGCGACACTCCTGACTCGGGTGAATGGGCTTACATCAgaggaaagaagagttaTTGGAATAGAAGAAAGCATGGCGATTGGGATGACATCACCAGACTCTGGTAG
- a CDS encoding predicted protein: MSELSSSNSSDGSESQSINDYDDSVEIKSYATSFDLLTSESRPDLRNTKYKSSTDHLNCPICQQPFMEPLTTICGHTFCKECIYECLKMAKSNQQSSGSDSLSGYCPLDRTPIDSANINDLFPTPLLISNLIDDLKVYCLNHERGCEWDGSRWELERHVLIDCGFTGVKCGGVRYENKNAVCQLLIERRFADENHGCSHQVFQCNFCNQELTKMTESDHLENECLFNYQTCELCSNDMIPLKNLSKHQENCSKIGMVKCPAHEIGCKWVGSNETSLEIHQQGNNCQLSHFLPYYHKINDKVDSLTEENRFLQKQINKILDSIVQGKITNLGYNESIEEINKFKTIEDQDKLLYLNFEIDRLKFEFNEKIMPFINKHTMNEQETVINNLTHDNFMMKEDLNLQRVLINSLRKQLQFLLFSRNSARTGAFGTGGMVGSMGAAPNVLLMDDVANELLEASSRSSSEERLNLKL; encoded by the exons ATGTCAGAACTATCAAGCAGCAACTCTTCGGATGGTTCTGAGTCACAGAGCATAAATGAT TATGATGATTCTGTAGAAATCAAGTCTTATGCTACTTCGTTTGATTTATTGACTCTGGAGTCTAGACCTGATCTCAGAAATACCAAATATAAATCTTCTACCGATCATTTGAATTGTCCCATTTGTCAGCAACCTTTTATGGAGCCTTTGACTACGATCTGTGGCCATACTTTCTGTAAAGAATGTATCTATGAATGTTTGAAAATGGCGAAAAGCAACCAGCAGAGCTCTGGCAGCGATAGTTTGTCAGGGTATTGTCCACTTGACCGGACGCCAATTGACTCCGCCAACATAAATGATTTGTTTCCTACTCCattgttgatttccaacttgattgACGACTTGAAAGTGTACTGCTTGAATCACGAAAGAGGCTGCGAATGGGATGGAAGTCGCTGGGAGCTCGAGCGTCATGTTTTGATAGATTGTGGATTTACAGGAGTGAAATGCGGAGGTGTCAGATACGAGAATA AAAATGCTGTTTGCCAGTTGCTTATAGAGAGAAGGTTTGCTGACGAAAACCATGGCTGTTCCCACCAGGTATTTCAGTGCAATTTCTGTAATCAGGAACTCACCAAGATGACTGAAAGTGACCATTTGGAAAATGAGTGTTTGTTCAATTATCAGACATGCGAATTGTGTTCCAACGATATGATTcccttgaagaacttgagcAAACACCAGGAGAATTGCTCCAAGATTGGTATGGTCAAATGTCCTGCTCACGAGATAGGATGCAAGTGGGTTGGATCCAATGAAACTTCGCTAGAGATTCATCAACAGGGCAACAACTGTCAGCTTAGCCATTTCTTACCTTACTATCACAAGATAAACGACAAGGTGGATCTGCTTACAGAGGAGAACAGGTTCTTACAGaaacaaatcaacaagatcttggactCAATCGTTCAAGGAAAGATTACTAATTTGGGCTACAACGAGTCTATCGAGgagatcaacaagttcaagacAATCGAAGACCAGGACAAGCTCTTGTACCTCAACTTTGAGATTGATAGGTTGAAATTTGAGTTTAACGAGAAGATCATGCCGTTCATCAATAAGCACACCATGAATGAACAGGAAACTGtgatcaacaatttgacTCACGACAACTTCATGATGAAAGAAGACTTAAATTTGCAGAGGGTGTTAATCAACAGCTTGAGAAAACAGTTGCAATTCCTTTTGTTCTCGCGCAACAGTGCCAGAACCGGGGCATTTGGTACAGGCGGCATGGTGGGCTCGATGGGAGCAGCTCCTAATGTTCTTCTTATGGATGACGTTGCCAacgaacttcttgaagcaTCTTCACGGAGCAGTTCCGAGGAGCggttgaacttgaaattgtag